From the genome of Deinococcus sp. JMULE3, one region includes:
- a CDS encoding helix-turn-helix transcriptional regulator, translating to MPDGPPFDLLLSRLRALGDPTRLRIVQLIGQSDPDHPQARPDAGSTPPISISATLGLTQPTISHHMKVLIEVGLITSEKKGTKVYYSLNPDGFRDLTTFFEPLATPCTEPDLP from the coding sequence GTGCCTGATGGACCCCCGTTCGACCTGCTCCTGAGCCGCCTGCGCGCCCTGGGCGACCCCACCCGCCTGCGCATCGTGCAGCTCATCGGCCAGTCGGACCCCGACCACCCCCAGGCACGCCCGGACGCCGGCAGCACCCCCCCGATCAGCATCTCCGCCACCCTGGGCCTCACGCAGCCCACCATCAGCCACCACATGAAGGTCCTGATCGAGGTCGGCCTGATCACCTCCGAGAAGAAAGGCACCAAGGTCTACTACAGCCTCAACCCCGACGGCTTCCGCGACCTGACCACCTTCTTCGAACCGCTCGCGACCCCCTGCACCGAACCCGACCTGCCCTGA